Proteins co-encoded in one Arachis stenosperma cultivar V10309 chromosome 7, arast.V10309.gnm1.PFL2, whole genome shotgun sequence genomic window:
- the LOC130941303 gene encoding serine hydroxymethyltransferase 1, mitochondrial-like, producing MAMALRRLSSTLNKQKQTYSLYRMSSSLSPQERDKARAAWVKQLNEPLEVIDPEIADIIELEKARQWKGLELIPSENFTSVSVMQAVGSVMTNKYSEGYPGARYYGGNEYIDMAETLCQKRALEAFNLDPAKWGVNVQSLSGSPSNFQVYTALLKPHERIMALDLPHGGHLSHGYQTDTKKISAVSIFFETMPYRLDESTGYIDYDQLEKSAALFRPKLIVAGASAYSRLYDYARIRKVCDKQKAIMLADMAHISGLVSAGVIPSCFDYADVVTTTTHKSLRGPRGAMIFFRKGLKEINKQGKEVFYDYEDKINQAVFPGLQGGPHNHTISGLAVALKQAMTQEFKDYQKQVVSNCAVFSQSLLEKGYDIVSGGTDNHLLLVNLRNKGIDGSRVEKVLEAVHIAANKNTVPGDVSAMVPGGIRMGTPALTSRGFVEEDFKKVAEFFDLGVKLALQIKANTKGTKMKDFAAEMQSDAYQSDIAKLRHEVEEYAKQFPTIGFEVEKMKYGN from the exons aTGGCCATGGCTCTTCGTAGACTCTCCTCCACTCTTAACAAACAAAAACAAACATATTCCCTTTATCGCATG TCTTCTTCTCTGTCGCCGCAAGAGAGAGACAAAGCTCGCGCTGCC TGGGTGAAGCAGCTCAACGAGCCTCTCGAAGTCATTGATCCTGAGATCGCCGACATAATCGAACTCGAAAAAGCTCGTCAATGGAAG GGGCTGGAACTTATACCTTCGGAGAACTTCACGTCAGTGTCAGTGATGCAAGCTGTTGGATCTGTGATGACAAACAAATACAGCGAAGGGTATCCGGGAGCTAGATACTACGGAGGAAATGA GTACATTGACATGGCCGAGACCTTGTGTCAGAAACGTGCACTTGAAGCTTTCAATTTGGATCCAGCAAAATGGGGAG TTAATGTGCAGTCATTATCTGGCTCCCCTTCCAACTTCCAAGTTTACACTGCTTTATTGAAGCCTCATGAGAGAATTATGGCACTTGATCTTCCACATGGTGGGCATTTGTCACATGGCTATCAG ACTGACACCAAGAAGATATCAGCTGTATCTATATTCTTTGAAACAATGCCATACAGATTGGATGAAAGCACTGGTTATATTGATTATGACCAG TTGGAGAAAAGTGCTGCACTTTTTAGGCCAAAATTAATAGTTGCTGGTGCCAGTGCTTATTCCCGCCTTTACGATTATGCAAGAATTCGCAAG GTCTGTGATAAGCAGAAGGCAATTATGTTGGCTGATATGGCACACATCAGTGGATTGGTTTCTGCAGGTGTTATTCCTTCTTGTTTTGATTATGCAGATGTTGTGACAACCACAACACATAAGTCACTCCGTGGACCACGTGGGGCTATGATCTTCTTCAGGAAGGGTCTGAAAGAGATAAACAAGCAAGGGAAGGAA GTGTTCTATGACTATGAAGATAAAATAAATCAGGCTGTTTTTCCTGGACTTCAAGGTGGTCCACACAACCACACAATTTCAGGCTTAGCAGTTGCACTGAAGCAG GCTATGACACAAGAATTCAAGGATTACCAAAAGCAAGTTGTCAGTAATTGTGCGGTATTCTCACAG AGTTTGCTAGAGAAAGGCTACGATATTGTATCTGGTGGAACTGATAACCATCTATTGTTAGTGAACTTAAGAAACAAG GGCATCGATGGCTCAAGGGTAGAGAAGGTGTTAGAAGCTGTTCATATAGCAGCCAATAAAAATACTGTTCCAGGGGATGTGTCTGCTATGGTTCCCGGAGGCATCCGAATGG GGACCCCTGCTCTCACATCAAGAGGGTTTGTTGAGGAGGATTTTAAGAAAGTAGCTGAATTTTTTGATTTAGGAGTCAAGTTAGCCTTACAGATTAAGGCAAATACCAAAG GTACGAAGATGAAAGATTTTGCTGCAGAAATGCAATCAGATGCATACCAATCTGATATTGCAAAGCTCCGTCATGAAGTTGAGGAATATGCAAAGCAGTTCCCCACAATTGGCTTTGAGGTGGAGAAAATGAAGTACGGTAATTGA
- the LOC130940676 gene encoding pentatricopeptide repeat-containing protein At3g24000, mitochondrial-like: MASFPCASAALITTLKLQPQFKTHPPTSLPIEKSQSISLQKSNYFTDLDPKNLDFRETISLTKQMTELDSSFYFPLLQECLDRTSFLDAQVIHGHAIKTGAHQDVFLMSFLVNVYAKCGRMEAARKVFDKMPRRNVVGWTTLMVGYVQKMQPENAIYVFQEMLYAGSYPSNYTLAVAVSACTSMRSVKLGNQFHAYIIKYQIDFDTSICNALCSLYSKCGKLKLALSAFRRIKEKNVVSWTAAISACGDNGDPMMGLRLFVDMLSEDTQPNELTLSSVLSQCCEIPLLELGTQVHSLCAKLGYQSNLRIRNSLLYLYLKCGCIDEAQILFSGMDDVSLVSWNAMIAGHAQMMELTKDNISACHYGIEALKLFSELHRFGMKPDLFTFSSALCVCSRMVALEQGEQIHAQAIKIGFLSEVVVGSSLINMYNKCGSIERASKAFLEMSTRTMISWTSMITAFSQHGWSQQALELFEDMKLTGVRPNAVTFVGVLSACRHAGMINAALTYFEIMQKEYKIMPVMDHYVCLVDLFVKFGRLDEAFNMIKKMDFEPSEYILSNLVAGCRSHGNQELGFQAAEQLLNHKPKDTETYLLLLDMYHSVERFEDASRVKKIMKQEKVGKLNDWSWISIKETVYSFKPNDKEFPQSSLVYESLEVLIFKAKNLGYEMLETMEKSEEDKEEEEKITSTSIYHSEKLAITFGLENLPSSSPIRVVKSTLMCRDSHDFVKYVSTLTGREIIIKDSKRLHKFVNGQCSCGDFGVLF, from the exons ATGGCATCATTTCCTTGTGCTTCTGCTGCTCTCATTACAACTCTTAAGCTCCAACCACAATTCAAAACACACCCACCAACCTCCCTTCCCATAGAAAAG AGTCAGAGCATTTCTTTGCAGAAAAGCAACTACTTCACGGATTTGGATCCCAAGAATCTTGATTTTCGTGAAACGATCTCGTTGACAAAACAAATGACAGAGCTGGACTCATCTTTCTATTTTCCCCTGTTGCAAGAATGCTTAGACAGGACATCTTTCCTGGATGCACAAGTTATTCATGGTCATGCCATTAAAACCGGAGCGCACCAAGATGTTTTCTTGATGTCATTTCTGGTCAATGTTTATGCTAAATGTGGTCGCATGGAAGCCGCACGCAAAGTATTCGACAAAATGCCAAGGAGAAATGTGGTGGGTTGGACTACATTGATGGTGGGTTATGTGCAGAAAATGCAGCCAGAGAATGCTATTTATGTGTTCCAAGAGATGTTGTATGCAGGGAGTTATCCTTCCAATTACACACTTGCCGTAGCTGTAAGCGCTTGTACATCAATGCGATCAGTTAAGTTAGGGAATCAGTTCCATGCTTACATAATCAAATACCAGATTGATTTTGACACTAGCATTTGCAATGCACTTTGTAGTTTATACTCCAAATGTGGCAAATTGAAATTAGCTCTCAGTGCATTTAGGAGAATCAAGGAAAAGAATGTTGTTTCTTGGACTGCTGCTATTTCTGCTTGTGGGGACAATGGTGACCCCATGATGGGTTTAAGACTTTTCGTTGATATGCTTTCTGAGGACACACAGCCTAATGAGTTAACTTTATCCAGTGTCTTGAGCCAGTGTTGTGAGATTCCATTATTAGAACTCGGGACTCAAGTTCATTCGCTGTGTGCTAAATTAGGATACCAGTCGAATCTGCGTATAAGGAATTCTTTATTGTATTTGTATCTCAAGTGTGGTTGCATTGATGAGGCACAAATTTTGTTTAGCGGAATGGATGATGTTAGTTTGGTTTCATGGAATGCAATGATTGCTGGGCATGCACAAATGATGGAGCTCACAAAGGATAATATTTCTGCTTGCCACTATGGAATTGAAGCACTCAAACTTTTCTCTGAGTTGCATCGGTTTGGCATGAAGCCGGACCTGTTTACCTTCTCAAGTGCCTTATGTGTCTGTAGTAGGATGGTGGCTTTAGAGCAGGGGGAACAGATTCATGCTCAGGCCATCAAAATTGGGTTCCTATCGGAAGTGGTAGTGGGGAGTTCACTGATTAATATGTACAATAAATGTGGAAGCATTGAGAGGGCAAGCAAAGCATTTCTAGAGATGTCTACTAGGACTATGATATCATGGACTTCCATGATTACAGCTTTTTCACAGCATGGTTGGTCTCAGCAAGCGTTGGAGCTTTTTGAGGACATGAAACTAACAGGAGTTAGACCTAACGCAGTCACTTTTGTTGGGGTTTTATCTGCTTGTCGCCATGCTGGCATGATCAATGCGGCACTCACTTATTTTGAGATTATGCAGAAGGAGTACAAAATCATGCCTGTGATGGACCATTATGTTTGCCTTGTTGATTTGTTTGTGAAGTTTGGACGTCTAGACGAAGCTTTCAATATGATTAAGAAAATGGATTTCGAGCCTAGCGAGTATATCTTGTCAAACTTGGTAGCAGGTTGCCGAAGCCACGGTAATCAGGAGTTGGGGTTTCAAGCTGCCGAGCAGTTACTAAATCATAAACCGAAAGATACCGAAACATATTTGTTGTTATTGGATATGTACCATTCTGTAGAGAGATTTGAGGATGCTTCTAGGGTGAAGAAGATAATGAAGCAGGAAAAAGTTGGAAAATTAAATGATTGGAGTTGGATCAGCATCAAAGAAACAGTATATTCATTTAAACCGAATGACAAGGAATTCCCTCAGAGTTCTCTAGTTTATGAATCATTGGAGGTTTTAATTTTCAAAGCAAAGAATCTTGGATATGAGATGCTAGAAACTATGGAGAAAAGTGaagaagacaaggaagaagaagaaaaaataacatCAACTTCCATTTATCACAGTGAGAAGCTGGCGATTACATTCGGATTGGAGAACTTGCCGAGTTCCTCGCCGATACGAGTAGTGAAGAGTACCTTAATGTGCAGAGATAGCCATGATTTTGTTAAGTATGTATCAACACTGACTGGTAGAGAAATCATTATCAAAGACAGTAAGCGGCTTCATAAATTTGTGAATGGACAATGCTCATGTGGGGATTTCGGTGTTTTATTCTGA